A region from the Fibrobacter sp. genome encodes:
- a CDS encoding energy transducer TonB — MDSARKKMLELYALSGRQSGGRDFFPVYLLFFSLLFALSGIFLHLRKPDPRVEERRIVESAARFIIDQKKTEVIPEVKKKKAEPEKKKESGKPIDLTEKPLLNQKVDETVEEKQVESSKKAPRRVYGLRRVYSTGLGAQGSRSDAVIGKLGNTLNTEIDTFKATNEDLQGQVVSATTVTRVPRLKVRVKPEYSREMLEKRIEGVVRAKVLIDSDGKIKQVIVLDDLGYGSKEKVYDACLKLVFEPALRGEEPVAVWQIVRFRFELTQG; from the coding sequence GTGGATTCTGCCCGGAAAAAGATGCTTGAACTCTATGCCCTTTCCGGAAGACAATCCGGAGGAAGAGACTTTTTCCCTGTCTATCTTCTCTTCTTTTCTCTCCTGTTTGCTCTTAGCGGGATATTTCTGCATTTGCGCAAGCCCGATCCCCGTGTTGAAGAGAGGAGAATAGTCGAGTCGGCAGCAAGGTTTATTATAGATCAGAAAAAGACGGAAGTTATTCCTGAAGTAAAGAAGAAAAAGGCAGAGCCTGAAAAAAAGAAAGAGAGTGGAAAGCCGATTGATTTAACAGAGAAGCCTCTGTTGAATCAGAAAGTCGATGAAACTGTGGAGGAAAAACAGGTGGAATCATCGAAGAAGGCTCCCCGGAGGGTCTATGGGCTCAGGAGAGTTTACTCCACCGGTCTGGGTGCGCAGGGGAGCCGTTCTGATGCGGTGATAGGAAAACTGGGAAACACTCTCAATACCGAAATTGACACTTTCAAGGCAACAAACGAGGATCTTCAGGGACAGGTTGTCTCTGCTACCACTGTCACAAGGGTTCCGCGTCTGAAGGTCAGGGTAAAGCCTGAGTACTCAAGAGAGATGCTGGAGAAAAGAATTGAGGGAGTGGTGAGGGCAAAAGTGTTAATTGACAGTGATGGAAAGATAAAACAGGTCATTGTGCTTGATGATCTGGGGTATGGATCTAAAGAGAAAGTCTATGATGCCTGCCTGAAACTGGTATTTGAACCGGCACTCAGAGGTGAGGAGCCGGTAGCTGTGTGGCAGATAGTACGTTTCCGCTTCGAACTCACCCAGGGTTGA
- a CDS encoding biopolymer transporter ExbD produces the protein MLSLFRSSHPPSQTIDNADVDVTPVMNVFIILIPFLVSMAVFTHHAIVEFSLPPDLGTSVGDASEKPVPRLTVRIGTDYLGIVLGERMLDSLAVGSEFPFDTLSARIRMRVAELGYDEVIVASRDNIPFKHVVRVMDLCRQAGFKKVGLSSATADPGAAL, from the coding sequence ATGCTTTCTCTGTTTCGCTCCAGCCATCCTCCCTCACAGACTATTGACAACGCAGATGTCGATGTGACACCTGTCATGAATGTATTTATCATTCTTATTCCTTTTCTGGTATCGATGGCTGTTTTTACTCATCATGCCATTGTCGAGTTTTCTCTTCCCCCGGATTTGGGCACAAGTGTTGGTGATGCCTCTGAGAAGCCTGTTCCCAGATTGACTGTACGCATCGGAACCGATTATTTGGGGATTGTGCTTGGAGAAAGAATGCTGGACTCGCTGGCTGTCGGGTCTGAATTTCCTTTTGATACGCTGTCTGCACGGATCAGGATGCGGGTGGCCGAGCTTGGGTATGATGAGGTGATAGTGGCATCGAGAGACAACATCCCTTTCAAGCATGTTGTCAGGGTGATGGATCTTTGCAGGCAGGCAGGATTTAAAAAAGTGGGTCTTTCCAGTGCCACTGCTGATCCGGGAGCAGCTCTATGA
- a CDS encoding MotA/TolQ/ExbB proton channel family protein — MVKFLAEWFNDGGPFMWAILAVLAFSCTVVADRIIFFYIVCGRKGNQLLSQVAGLLNSDKSREAGELLSRGRAPLQVLFRTALERFNSGLPIDEIREGVEEAAIQQVPRLSQRLNYLSLFANIATLLGLLGTITGLQLSFSSLATVDAAKKAALLATGISQAMITTAFGLIVAVPCMVAYTFLVNKQNQLTKDLDEAVVKFLNYLKKKKS; from the coding sequence TTATGTGGGCTATTCTTGCTGTTCTGGCATTTTCCTGTACAGTTGTTGCAGATAGGATCATATTCTTCTATATAGTCTGCGGCAGGAAGGGAAATCAGCTTCTCTCTCAGGTAGCAGGTCTGCTCAATAGTGACAAGTCCAGGGAGGCTGGTGAGCTTTTAAGCCGTGGTCGTGCTCCTCTGCAGGTGTTGTTCAGGACTGCGCTGGAGAGATTTAACTCCGGTCTGCCAATCGATGAGATCCGGGAGGGGGTTGAAGAGGCTGCGATTCAGCAGGTTCCAAGACTCTCACAGAGGTTAAATTACCTTTCTCTGTTTGCCAATATCGCCACTTTGCTGGGGCTTCTGGGTACTATTACCGGTTTACAGTTGTCGTTCTCTTCACTTGCAACAGTTGATGCCGCAAAAAAGGCTGCGCTTCTGGCCACCGGTATCTCCCAGGCGATGATCACCACTGCTTTCGGGCTGATTGTAGCTGTCCCCTGCATGGTAGCATACACTTTTCTGGTAAACAAGCAGAATCAATTGACCAAGGATCTTGACGAAGCTGTCGTAAAGTTCCTTAACTACCTGAAAAAGAAGAAATCCTGA